The Macadamia integrifolia cultivar HAES 741 unplaced genomic scaffold, SCU_Mint_v3 scaffold22, whole genome shotgun sequence genome has a segment encoding these proteins:
- the LOC122066034 gene encoding calmodulin-like protein 3, translated as MNDPDFTISNDEALLFQDQLCVPDDMEIQKSSSLSSLIQGRRDPAELKRVFQMFDRNGDGRITKKELSDSLQNLGIFIPDDDLVQMIEKIDVNGDGCVDIEEFGGLYQIIMDEQDEEEDMREAFNVFDKNGDGFITVEELRSVLASLGLKQGRTAEDCKKMIRKVDVDGDGMANYKEFKQMMRGGGFGPELKGEARGVGNRRNVYIFGD; from the exons atgaatgaccctgacttcacaataTCCAATGATGAGGCATTACTATTTCAGGACCAGTTGTGTGTGCCCGACGACATGGAGATACAG AAATCATCATCGCTATCATCATTGATTCAAGGGAGGAGGGATCCCGCGGAGCTCAAGCGGGTCTTTCAAATGTTCGACCGGAACGGCGATGGCCGGATTACAAAGAAGGAACTCAGCGACTCGCTACAAAATTTGGGCATCTTCATCCCTGACGACGACCTTGTTCAGATGATTGAGAAGATAGACGTAAATGGAGATGGTTGTGTCGACATTGAGGAGTTTGGGGGATTGTATCAAATAATAATGGATGAacaagatgaggaagaggacaTGAGGGAGGCATTCAATGTGTTCGATAAAAATGGCGATGGGTTCATTACCGTCGAGGAATTGAGATCGGTTTTGGCATCCCTGGGCCTCAAGCAAGGAAGAACCGCTGAGGATTGCAAAAAGATGATAAGAAAGGTTGATGTTGATGGGGATGGTATGGCTAACTACAAGGAGTTCAAGCAGATGATGAGGGGGGGAGGGTTCGGCCCTGAGTTGAAGGGGGAGGCTAGGGGGGTGGGGAACCGTAGGAATGTATATATTTTTGGTGATTGA